Proteins from a genomic interval of Candidatus Atribacteria bacterium ADurb.Bin276:
- a CDS encoding lineage-specific thermal regulator protein produces the protein MNQNIHNFPSGRPGVQRILEPILLLFLTEKPSYGYELLEKIRNVIPGWEEPDVGALYRFLRRLEKEQLLISNWSVEKIGPARRIYHITESGERYLQLWMERLEKNRNLIDSLLDQYKKLTRQQPPEI, from the coding sequence ATGAACCAAAATATTCATAATTTTCCCAGCGGTCGTCCAGGAGTGCAGCGAATTTTGGAACCAATACTACTCCTTTTTCTTACAGAAAAACCCTCTTATGGCTATGAGCTTTTAGAGAAAATCCGAAATGTTATACCTGGATGGGAAGAGCCTGATGTTGGAGCTTTGTATCGCTTTCTAAGACGTTTAGAAAAAGAACAACTATTAATATCTAATTGGTCGGTGGAAAAAATTGGACCGGCTCGACGTATTTATCACATTACCGAAAGCGGTGAGAGATATCTCCAGTTATGGATGGAAAGATTAGAAAAAAACCGCAACCTCATCGATTCTCTTCTCGATCAGTATAAAAAACTTACTCGTCAACAACCACCTGAAATCTAA
- the yccM gene encoding putative electron transport protein YccM, which yields MPVQMNPWMISKVVLWILVAIVSTYFLRKNKVTSKVRIYFLVGGVIIFGFIYGVEPNPVSSLRNLFKNIFLQHRLLPAILLVFVILLLVSWWSNKSICGWGCQFGLLQDLLYRVPSRKRKPPIRLSQIIRFFFFVGLIIGLIMWKIDWLAFVDPFGIFRWSFSRPVILGMSFVSAVLILSVFIYRPWCHFFCPFGFISWIVEQKSLNKPVINLETCKQCQLCVKACPGNAMKDILHNKKWRSDCFACGACIEACRFHAIQWGK from the coding sequence ATGCCGGTTCAGATGAACCCGTGGATGATTTCAAAAGTTGTTTTATGGATATTGGTAGCCATAGTAAGTACCTATTTTTTGAGGAAAAATAAAGTTACTTCCAAGGTACGGATTTATTTTCTTGTTGGAGGAGTGATAATTTTTGGGTTTATTTATGGAGTCGAGCCCAATCCAGTAAGTTCTTTAAGAAATTTATTTAAAAATATATTCTTACAACATCGACTGTTACCAGCAATATTATTGGTGTTTGTAATTCTTTTGCTGGTTTCCTGGTGGTCAAACAAATCGATTTGTGGTTGGGGATGCCAGTTTGGGTTGTTGCAGGACCTTCTTTATCGAGTTCCTTCTCGGAAAAGGAAACCACCCATCCGTCTTTCTCAGATTATAAGGTTTTTCTTTTTTGTGGGGTTGATTATTGGGTTAATTATGTGGAAAATCGACTGGCTCGCTTTTGTTGATCCTTTTGGAATTTTCCGCTGGTCTTTTTCTCGTCCGGTTATTTTAGGTATGAGTTTCGTGTCAGCGGTTTTAATCCTTTCGGTTTTTATTTATCGACCTTGGTGTCATTTCTTTTGTCCTTTTGGATTCATCAGTTGGATAGTTGAACAAAAATCCTTAAATAAACCGGTTATTAATCTTGAAACCTGTAAACAATGTCAACTTTGTGTGAAAGCCTGTCCGGGAAATGCTATGAAAGACATATTGCACAACAAAAAATGGCGATCAGATTGTTTTGCTTGCGGAGCTTGTATTGAAGCCTGCCGTTTTCATGCAATTCAATGGGGGAAATAA